A window from Candidatus Nitrospira neomarina encodes these proteins:
- a CDS encoding glycosyltransferase family 2 protein — MTEQRTREKVSAVVIAYNDAPNMRKCLESLHWVDELVVIDSHSTDGTTDICREFTSKIFHYPFQGFGVLRNHALTHAAHDWVLSLDTDERVTPTVQEEIEQLLLEGPSAQAYKIPRRNFFLGRWIKHCGWYPDYRQPQLFHKGHMRYREELVHEGYELKGKLGYLHASLEQIPFRDIDHYFRKMDRYSSLRAEDMHREGRTFRPHQLVLRPLFTFLKMYVFRGGMLDRKPGLILSMLYAYYTFVKYAKLWEMQKS; from the coding sequence ATGACGGAACAACGCACGAGAGAAAAAGTTTCCGCTGTGGTGATTGCCTATAATGATGCACCGAACATGCGGAAATGTTTAGAGAGTCTTCATTGGGTGGATGAATTGGTCGTGATCGATTCTCATAGCACGGATGGGACCACTGATATCTGCCGTGAATTTACCTCCAAGATTTTCCACTATCCCTTCCAGGGGTTTGGGGTGCTTCGGAATCACGCCCTGACCCATGCCGCGCATGATTGGGTGCTGAGCCTGGATACGGACGAACGAGTGACGCCAACGGTGCAGGAGGAAATCGAACAGTTGCTTCTGGAGGGGCCTTCGGCACAGGCGTATAAGATCCCCAGAAGAAATTTCTTCCTTGGGCGGTGGATTAAGCATTGTGGCTGGTACCCTGATTACCGGCAACCCCAGCTTTTTCATAAGGGACATATGCGATATCGAGAGGAGCTGGTCCATGAGGGCTATGAGCTGAAGGGGAAACTTGGATATCTTCATGCCAGTCTGGAGCAGATACCCTTTCGGGATATCGATCACTACTTTCGCAAAATGGATCGGTATTCCAGCTTGCGGGCGGAGGACATGCATCGTGAAGGCCGGACATTCCGCCCCCATCAGTTGGTGCTTCGTCCTTTATTTACCTTTCTGAAAATGTATGTGTTTCGGGGGGGGATGTTGGACCGAAAACCGGGGCTGATTTTATCCATGTTGTATGCCTATTACACCTTTGTGAAATACGCCAAGTTGTGGGAAATGCAAAAAAGTTGA
- a CDS encoding glycosyltransferase family 2 protein yields the protein MKKQNSPAQKGVTSVKRETVSCAVVAFNEENNLQPCLASATWMDEIVVVDSFSTDRTMEIARTFTDKIFQRPWRGFGDQKNYAMDQATTDWVFILDSDERIPAELQAEIEAVLSAGSKDGPVAYYVPRHNYYFGSLVLNAGCYPDYQLRLFRRGIGHLDDAEPHNKFIFSGESAYLSCPLVHLTRPTLHNYFEKFPNFTTLAAQDRARTKRHVRGTDLLFRPIFTFSKYYFARKAYRDGMAGFLVSALSSMYTFVKYAKLWHMRQLEAQGYSQ from the coding sequence ATGAAGAAACAGAATAGTCCTGCCCAAAAGGGTGTCACTTCGGTCAAGCGGGAAACGGTCTCTTGTGCCGTAGTGGCATTTAACGAAGAGAACAACCTCCAGCCGTGTTTGGCAAGTGCAACGTGGATGGATGAAATCGTCGTGGTGGATTCATTCAGTACGGATCGCACCATGGAAATTGCCAGAACGTTTACGGACAAGATATTTCAACGCCCCTGGCGAGGGTTTGGGGATCAGAAAAATTATGCGATGGATCAAGCGACCACGGATTGGGTTTTTATTTTGGATTCCGACGAGCGAATTCCCGCCGAACTTCAGGCTGAGATAGAAGCCGTGCTGTCGGCCGGTTCGAAGGATGGGCCTGTGGCCTATTATGTCCCCCGTCATAATTATTATTTTGGCTCCCTGGTGTTGAACGCCGGGTGTTATCCCGATTATCAATTGCGTCTATTCCGGCGGGGAATCGGTCATTTAGATGATGCCGAGCCCCACAATAAATTCATCTTTTCGGGAGAATCCGCCTATCTCTCGTGTCCTTTGGTGCACCTCACCAGGCCCACGCTGCACAATTATTTTGAAAAATTTCCAAACTTTACCACATTGGCTGCTCAAGACCGGGCCAGAACCAAGCGCCATGTGCGTGGCACAGACCTCCTATTTCGTCCGATCTTTACGTTTTCGAAATATTATTTCGCCCGAAAGGCTTATCGTGATGGCATGGCGGGATTTTTGGTCAGCGCTCTATCCAGTATGTATACCTTTGTGAAATATGCCAAGCTCTGGCATATGAGACAGCTTGAAGCCCAGGGATATTCTCAGTAA
- a CDS encoding DsbA family protein, with protein MKSGQTQISRIIGGILLISLLGWANVALSKIQGEYELMEGEPSQHEAGKVILFEFADFYCSHCHMFERVVGTKLKKEFGDKLEIRMVGFPVIPGKLPTAFEMYNQAVTMGKGPEMKQLLFQSIHEKDIQIFDKTMRSLLLKEIGLDPTEFEAGLASGKPFKTLAKGRTWGERIKVTHTPTVLLDGNIRVANLTAENLKTVIESILNQDSKS; from the coding sequence ATGAAATCAGGACAGACGCAAATTTCCCGCATCATTGGAGGAATACTCCTGATCAGCCTGCTCGGATGGGCCAATGTGGCCTTGAGCAAGATACAGGGTGAATACGAACTGATGGAGGGGGAACCGTCTCAACATGAAGCCGGCAAGGTCATTCTGTTTGAATTCGCTGATTTTTACTGCTCCCATTGCCACATGTTCGAACGGGTGGTCGGGACGAAACTGAAAAAGGAATTTGGCGACAAGCTAGAGATAAGAATGGTGGGATTTCCCGTCATACCCGGTAAACTACCGACCGCCTTTGAAATGTACAATCAGGCCGTCACTATGGGCAAAGGGCCGGAGATGAAGCAACTTCTTTTTCAGTCCATTCATGAAAAAGATATTCAAATCTTTGATAAGACCATGCGTTCCCTCCTTCTGAAAGAGATCGGGCTCGATCCTACGGAATTTGAAGCAGGACTCGCCAGTGGAAAACCTTTTAAAACATTAGCGAAAGGCCGGACGTGGGGGGAACGCATCAAGGTCACCCATACCCCAACCGTGCTCTTGGATGGAAACATTCGCGTGGCGAACTTAACCGCCGAAAATCTCAAAACGGTGATCGAAAGCATTCTGAACCAGGACAGTAAATCTTAA
- a CDS encoding STAS domain-containing protein → MPAPSIHNLSFPTKTLHSPLSVADKPLMQDFDSSKHPTTRVLTLSGHLDSLQTLRLEKFIEEAHQGTCRHVILNLSNVATMDLGGVGNLFTWYHALHINQVRLSIVAPSPMVRNTMESLHLTELISIYSSVPEAISHHPAPNSVSS, encoded by the coding sequence ATGCCCGCTCCTTCCATCCATAATTTGTCTTTTCCCACAAAGACTCTTCACTCTCCCCTCTCTGTTGCCGATAAACCTCTTATGCAGGACTTCGATAGTTCCAAGCACCCTACCACTAGAGTATTGACTCTTTCTGGACACCTGGATTCCCTTCAAACCCTGAGGCTTGAAAAATTCATTGAGGAGGCCCACCAAGGAACCTGCCGCCACGTCATCCTCAATCTTTCCAACGTGGCCACCATGGACCTTGGAGGAGTAGGCAACCTTTTTACCTGGTATCACGCTTTGCATATTAATCAGGTGCGCCTCAGTATCGTGGCCCCGTCCCCCATGGTCCGCAATACGATGGAATCTCTTCATTTGACGGAACTCATTTCGATCTATTCCTCCGTTCCTGAAGCGATCAGCCACCATCCTGCCCCCAATTCCGTTTCTTCCTAA
- a CDS encoding polysaccharide deacetylase family protein — protein MVCLTGDVHQRSYRGTDTPFSSQTEVALAAKYCDIAGKYGVKVTLLFTGKACQEEPDTVKILSDLPHCEIGGHTFAAFRDPLSRIFKKVYGTPWGTTAHQLRDIQKTIASIQQVTGQRIQTWRNHSYVRTADTDRLLESCGIHVVSDEVSDLKISAEWVRPGYRSVPMNVLPDHEHVLHGKYQHGKTKPERLIHRMPITEWADRVKASIRCICEQGGTATVLAHPMCMDVADGMVVFEELCRYIQPYGTVWLSEVQ, from the coding sequence ATGGTTTGTCTGACAGGGGATGTCCACCAACGCTCGTATCGGGGAACCGATACGCCATTTTCCTCTCAAACAGAAGTCGCATTAGCCGCGAAATATTGTGATATTGCCGGAAAATACGGAGTGAAAGTCACACTGTTGTTTACCGGAAAAGCCTGTCAGGAAGAACCGGACACGGTGAAAATCCTATCGGATCTGCCGCATTGTGAAATTGGTGGCCATACCTTTGCGGCCTTTCGAGATCCGTTATCTCGAATATTCAAGAAAGTGTATGGAACGCCATGGGGAACCACTGCGCACCAACTTCGTGATATTCAGAAGACCATTGCCAGCATTCAACAGGTGACGGGCCAACGAATTCAGACCTGGCGAAACCATAGTTATGTACGAACCGCTGATACGGATCGGTTATTAGAATCCTGTGGAATCCATGTGGTATCCGATGAGGTCTCCGATTTGAAAATATCCGCCGAATGGGTGCGTCCCGGCTATCGTTCGGTTCCGATGAATGTTCTTCCGGATCACGAACATGTGTTACATGGAAAATATCAACATGGGAAAACCAAGCCGGAGCGTCTTATCCACCGAATGCCTATCACGGAATGGGCCGATCGAGTGAAGGCGAGTATACGGTGTATTTGCGAGCAAGGAGGAACCGCGACGGTCCTTGCCCATCCGATGTGCATGGACGTCGCCGATGGCATGGTGGTGTTTGAGGAGCTGTGTCGATATATCCAGCCCTATGGAACGGTTTGGCTATCAGAAGTCCAGTGA
- a CDS encoding glycosyltransferase family 4 protein: MSDDSQQFRHLMRVGFDAGPMRSAYSGIGQYVRCLFPAMFSFSQDIEWEAYASSRGSSQTFALPFPSHVSVKCSKSSWGFGRMEKDQPPLDIFHGTNFKAPDYGQRHTILTIHDVWLARHPEYSKKLFGQALSSWKLGLRARKVSRVVAVSTFSSREIQEVCHLPSDRIRVIQHGPSPDMFPDRDDQKFQEARTRLHIPPRPFVLFVGGAEPRKNHTAAFKAFARSPRLVSSFSLVAIGELESRGASLMVTARDVGIMDSVCCPGYVSSTDLRLLYSHAEAFVFPSLYEGFGIPLLDAMACGAPIITGTGSALPEVAGDAALYVDPHDPEQLGVEIERLVSDRELHTQLRNKGFERVKQFSWERAAQETLNLYRDVLG, from the coding sequence TTGTCCGATGATTCACAACAGTTCAGACACCTGATGCGCGTCGGGTTTGATGCCGGGCCCATGCGTTCTGCCTATAGCGGGATTGGACAGTATGTCCGATGTCTCTTCCCTGCCATGTTTTCCTTTTCTCAGGACATTGAATGGGAGGCCTATGCCTCATCGCGTGGTTCTTCCCAAACCTTTGCGCTTCCTTTCCCGTCGCATGTCTCTGTGAAATGCTCTAAGTCCTCGTGGGGGTTTGGTCGAATGGAGAAAGACCAACCCCCGCTCGATATCTTTCATGGGACCAACTTTAAGGCTCCCGATTACGGCCAACGTCACACCATACTCACGATCCATGATGTCTGGTTGGCACGTCATCCAGAGTATTCGAAGAAACTCTTTGGTCAAGCGCTTTCATCCTGGAAGTTAGGTCTGCGTGCCAGGAAAGTCTCTCGCGTGGTGGCTGTTTCCACATTTTCTTCCCGGGAAATTCAAGAGGTGTGTCATCTCCCGTCGGACCGTATTAGGGTGATCCAACACGGGCCGTCTCCCGACATGTTTCCTGATCGGGATGACCAGAAGTTTCAGGAGGCCCGGACTCGATTGCACATTCCCCCCCGTCCGTTTGTGCTTTTTGTGGGGGGAGCTGAACCCCGGAAAAATCATACCGCAGCTTTTAAGGCATTTGCCCGATCTCCTCGCCTTGTCTCATCGTTCTCTCTTGTGGCCATCGGTGAATTAGAATCACGGGGCGCCAGCCTGATGGTGACGGCCAGGGATGTAGGGATTATGGATTCGGTCTGTTGTCCCGGATATGTGTCCAGTACAGATTTACGTCTCCTGTATTCCCATGCGGAAGCCTTTGTGTTCCCGTCCTTGTATGAAGGGTTTGGGATTCCACTTCTTGATGCAATGGCCTGTGGTGCCCCGATTATTACGGGGACGGGGAGTGCTCTCCCGGAAGTCGCAGGGGATGCTGCTCTTTATGTCGACCCTCACGATCCGGAACAATTGGGAGTGGAAATAGAACGGCTGGTAAGTGATCGGGAATTACACACGCAATTACGCAACAAGGGGTTCGAGCGGGTCAAGCAATTTTCATGGGAGCGGGCGGCACAGGAAACGCTCAATCTCTATAGGGACGTGCTTGGCTAA
- a CDS encoding cupin domain-containing protein, with translation MKKQNVFQTPRFFCDVYGFEPGQEQKGHVHADQDKVYLVLEGEGTFRVGSESRVLGEGQGTMAPAGEEHGVVNHTTNRLRVLVFMAPNPG, from the coding sequence ATGAAGAAGCAGAATGTGTTTCAAACACCGAGATTTTTTTGTGATGTGTATGGATTTGAGCCTGGTCAGGAGCAAAAAGGCCATGTACATGCCGACCAGGACAAAGTCTATCTGGTCTTAGAAGGGGAGGGCACGTTTCGGGTCGGGAGTGAAAGCCGGGTTCTGGGAGAAGGGCAGGGGACGATGGCTCCGGCCGGGGAAGAGCATGGCGTGGTGAACCATACGACGAACCGACTTCGAGTGCTGGTGTTTATGGCTCCCAATCCCGGCTAG
- a CDS encoding glycosyltransferase family 4 protein has protein sequence MRILHTESSSGIGGQEYRVLEEAKGMEKRGHTVIVAAPHGSQLAALAEQRGLQVKTTTAGKLGWFTLVPSYLRILKHYEIDVVNTHGSLDSWTASIAGRISSLRPIIVRTRHKSTPVSRTWRHRLLYGKLPHVVTTTGEAVRQGLMTRTRLNPSRVISIPTGVDLDRFHPQPPDASLRKSLGLGSQGPLIGAVTFLRPEKGMAVLIEAVRWLTQRFSTVQCLIIGDGGEQPALLGRIRELGLEHCVHLIGFRQDVPALLAILDVVVIPSFEEGIPQSLTQALAMERPVVASAVGGVPEVVQDGRSGLLVPPRAPEILAEKIACLLSDPIAATRMGKIGRQIIHERFSLDHMLTQTESVYRQLIQSTSPVVVKKP, from the coding sequence ATGCGCATTCTTCACACGGAATCTTCGTCAGGGATAGGAGGGCAGGAATATCGCGTGTTGGAGGAAGCGAAAGGGATGGAGAAGCGTGGCCATACGGTGATCGTGGCTGCCCCTCATGGGAGTCAATTGGCCGCCCTTGCCGAACAGCGAGGACTCCAGGTCAAAACAACCACGGCCGGCAAGCTTGGGTGGTTCACCTTGGTCCCCTCCTATTTGCGAATCCTGAAACACTATGAAATTGATGTGGTCAATACGCATGGGTCTCTTGATAGTTGGACGGCGTCGATTGCCGGACGGATCTCATCCCTACGGCCCATTATTGTCCGGACCCGCCATAAAAGCACACCGGTCTCACGGACCTGGCGGCACCGACTCCTCTATGGGAAATTGCCGCACGTCGTCACCACCACCGGTGAGGCAGTCAGACAAGGATTGATGACACGGACCCGGTTGAACCCTTCCCGGGTCATTTCGATTCCCACGGGAGTTGATTTGGACCGGTTCCATCCTCAACCCCCGGATGCGTCCTTACGAAAGAGCTTGGGGCTTGGAAGCCAAGGTCCTCTGATCGGTGCCGTCACCTTTCTGCGCCCGGAAAAGGGCATGGCGGTCTTGATCGAGGCCGTCCGGTGGCTCACGCAACGCTTTTCCACCGTCCAGTGCCTCATCATCGGAGATGGCGGAGAACAGCCGGCACTGTTGGGTCGCATTCGAGAGCTTGGCTTGGAGCACTGTGTGCATCTCATCGGGTTTCGGCAGGATGTGCCGGCTCTGCTGGCGATACTTGATGTGGTGGTCATTCCTTCCTTTGAAGAAGGGATTCCTCAATCTCTCACTCAAGCCTTAGCCATGGAACGTCCTGTGGTCGCTTCTGCGGTGGGAGGAGTGCCTGAAGTGGTGCAGGACGGCCGGAGCGGACTGTTGGTCCCTCCACGAGCCCCCGAGATCTTAGCCGAGAAAATTGCCTGTCTTCTTTCCGATCCCATTGCCGCGACCCGAATGGGGAAGATCGGGCGACAGATTATTCACGAACGATTTTCCCTGGATCACATGCTGACTCAAACGGAGTCGGTATATCGGCAATTGATACAATCAACCTCCCCCGTTGTCGTGAAGAAGCCTTGA
- the rfaQ gene encoding putative lipopolysaccharide heptosyltransferase III, translated as MKRLLLIKLRYIGDVVLSTPLLPILHKRFPEASLTFLVNPGTECVLFGNPYLETIMVLPREGWGQQFECYQSLRQARFDGVVDLTDGDRSALLTYWTGAGVRLGFNRENRWRGKLYTHVLPSAYGSMHMVDYHAQALPALGISESVGNPEWYLRPEDHEQGDHLMASLQVGQAPLVLLHPPARYAKKAWPLERFAALADWLAAQGAVVALIGHQSEMLIGQHIVTLSRSKPRNVMGQTGLRQLAAVMKRSALFIGNDGGPMHMAAAIGCPVLGLFGPSDPHVWGPRGENVSVIYKGLDCETCVHDACSRGEEGCMRQISVEEVCRVAGRFLD; from the coding sequence GTGAAACGTCTTCTTCTTATTAAACTTCGGTATATCGGGGATGTCGTGTTATCCACCCCTCTTCTCCCCATTCTGCACAAGCGATTTCCCGAAGCGTCACTCACCTTTCTGGTGAATCCCGGAACGGAGTGTGTGTTGTTCGGGAATCCCTATCTGGAGACAATCATGGTGTTGCCTCGTGAAGGATGGGGCCAACAATTTGAGTGTTACCAATCGCTGCGTCAGGCTCGTTTCGATGGGGTCGTGGATTTAACGGACGGGGATCGCTCCGCATTGCTGACCTATTGGACCGGTGCCGGGGTCAGGCTGGGGTTTAATCGGGAGAACCGGTGGCGTGGGAAGCTGTATACGCATGTGCTGCCATCAGCCTATGGTTCCATGCACATGGTGGATTATCATGCCCAGGCCTTGCCCGCCTTAGGTATCAGTGAGTCCGTGGGCAATCCGGAATGGTATCTGCGACCTGAAGACCATGAGCAAGGGGATCACCTGATGGCCTCGCTCCAGGTCGGGCAGGCGCCATTGGTGCTCCTTCATCCTCCAGCGCGATATGCCAAAAAAGCCTGGCCTCTTGAGCGATTTGCCGCCTTGGCCGATTGGCTGGCGGCTCAGGGAGCGGTCGTGGCCTTGATCGGGCACCAGTCAGAGATGCTGATAGGGCAACATATTGTCACTCTGAGCAGGTCCAAACCGCGTAATGTGATGGGACAAACCGGTTTGCGTCAACTGGCGGCAGTGATGAAGCGAAGCGCCTTATTTATCGGGAACGATGGGGGCCCGATGCATATGGCGGCAGCCATCGGTTGTCCTGTTCTGGGATTATTCGGTCCCTCTGATCCTCATGTGTGGGGTCCGAGGGGAGAAAACGTTTCCGTGATTTATAAAGGCCTGGACTGCGAAACATGTGTGCATGACGCGTGTTCGCGGGGGGAAGAAGGTTGTATGCGGCAAATATCAGTCGAGGAAGTCTGCCGGGTTGCGGGCCGGTTTCTGGATTGA
- a CDS encoding glycosyltransferase family 9 protein, protein MDITPQRILVIKLSSLGDIVHALPAVAALRQRFPYARLTWMVKEIWAPILEGNPDIDDILSVNVSWQNWPHIFRTLRRGKFDLVVDFQGLFRSGIFGGMTGARTRVGFARAREGATWFYTHQVPLPETKPSPWRLLEVHAVDRNVAITTFLGAPSSTPVFHLPQSSTDCFTIETMLQDARVLDHEYLIALAPWTRAAMKSWPFERFVALAIELVQWPDVRVVLLGGASDISAAGEFDRLVPQGLINLVGRLSLSQLPSLMRRMHLLIGNDSAPIHLAAGVGIPVVAIFGSTHPKATGPYPLGKHVIVRTELPCSPCGARTCRNPNYLECMESVSLTDLLREIKKIVGGFSRRKDDRVAATPFPAKP, encoded by the coding sequence ATGGACATCACTCCACAGCGCATCCTGGTCATCAAATTAAGTTCGCTGGGCGATATTGTTCATGCTCTTCCAGCAGTGGCTGCGTTGCGTCAGCGGTTCCCGTACGCCCGTCTGACCTGGATGGTTAAAGAGATCTGGGCGCCGATTCTGGAAGGGAATCCCGATATTGATGACATTTTGTCTGTAAATGTGTCTTGGCAGAATTGGCCGCATATCTTTCGTACACTCCGGAGAGGGAAGTTCGATCTGGTTGTGGATTTTCAAGGGCTGTTTCGTTCAGGGATCTTCGGCGGGATGACGGGAGCTCGAACCCGTGTGGGTTTTGCGCGAGCCAGGGAAGGGGCGACCTGGTTTTATACACACCAGGTGCCTTTGCCTGAGACGAAACCTTCCCCCTGGCGTTTGTTGGAGGTTCATGCCGTTGACCGGAATGTCGCGATTACCACTTTTCTGGGCGCACCCTCATCTACTCCGGTGTTCCATCTGCCTCAATCGTCTACCGATTGTTTCACAATCGAAACGATGCTTCAGGATGCACGCGTCCTGGACCATGAATATTTGATTGCTTTGGCACCTTGGACACGGGCTGCCATGAAATCCTGGCCGTTTGAACGGTTTGTGGCCCTGGCCATCGAATTGGTGCAGTGGCCCGATGTTCGTGTTGTACTTTTGGGTGGGGCGTCAGACATTTCTGCTGCCGGTGAATTTGACCGTCTTGTGCCTCAGGGTCTGATCAATCTGGTCGGGCGACTGTCTCTTTCTCAATTACCCTCACTCATGCGAAGAATGCACCTGCTCATTGGAAACGATTCGGCGCCCATTCACCTTGCAGCGGGAGTGGGCATTCCTGTGGTCGCAATCTTTGGCTCCACCCATCCCAAAGCCACAGGTCCCTATCCCTTGGGAAAGCATGTTATCGTACGCACGGAATTGCCCTGCAGTCCCTGTGGAGCACGAACATGCAGAAATCCCAATTATCTGGAGTGCATGGAATCGGTCTCGCTCACGGATCTCCTTCGTGAGATCAAAAAAATCGTCGGGGGCTTCTCTCGTCGAAAAGACGATCGCGTGGCGGCAACCCCATTCCCGGCGAAACCGTAA